The Candidatus Bathyarchaeia archaeon genome segment TCTCTATCCATGCCTTTACATCTCCACTGTATTGGGTTAAGTATGTCTATTCCAGCCTCTATCATGTCTGGAATAATCTTTCTGATGGATCCGTCGCTGTGGAAGAAGACGTAAACGCCGTGCTGATGGGCTAAGTCTATCATGCGCTTCATTCTTGGCAGAAAGAATTCTTTAATTTGACCCGGCGAATAAAGTAAGCCAGTTTGTGACCCGAAGTCTTCAGCAACATATGACAACATTATTTTGCCCGGAAGATGCTTATAGATAAGCTTAGTGTTCTCATAGCAAAATTCGAAAAGCTTGTCTAGACAATAATGTACAATATCCGGGTTAACAATTAAATCAATATATGCTTGCTTCTGTCCGCGAAGATTCTTATATATTAGGAATGGCTCGGATCCGCCGCCTTGGATCGGATAATCCTCATAACCAGCTACTTGATCCGGTATAGTTGAGTAATCAAACAAGTCTACGGTAGGCCACACATAGTTCTTCTTGATTTCATATACGCTCTTATATTCGGCGAGCGGATGGTATATGCATTCCCTGTAGACGCCGGACCCATAATTAACGTTCCTGTAGCGGCAGCCATATATGTCGGAGTCGTCCGATATTGGTGGACCAATATATTTTGGTGAAACTGTTATAACTGCGTCTATATGTAGGCGTTCATATAGCTCTTTTAAATTCCTACATTTAAGATGCTTCATGAGCGCTTCCGTAACCTCAGGGGTACCCCAATAATCCATGGGAACCCTGTCAGGCTTCCTTCTTCTCAGAACTGCGAGCCATCTTTCTCTAGGTGTCATAAAATCCTCCAAGATAACTACACCCACCTAAGCTGTCTACTTAGAGATCTTTATGAATTCTTCCATGTTATCTTTTATCTTCTCGAAAGCTGCCACTATATCATCTATGTCTTCTCTTGAACCTAAAAGAACATATTGTGGAAGCCATAATCCTTCATGGTAGCAAGCTCTT includes the following:
- a CDS encoding uroporphyrinogen decarboxylase family protein, with translation MEDFMTPRERWLAVLRRRKPDRVPMDYWGTPEVTEALMKHLKCRNLKELYERLHIDAVITVSPKYIGPPISDDSDIYGCRYRNVNYGSGVYRECIYHPLAEYKSVYEIKKNYVWPTVDLFDYSTIPDQVAGYEDYPIQGGGSEPFLIYKNLRGQKQAYIDLIVNPDIVHYCLDKLFEFCYENTKLIYKHLPGKIMLSYVAEDFGSQTGLLYSPGQIKEFFLPRMKRMIDLAHQHGVYVFFHSDGSIRKIIPDMIEAGIDILNPIQWRCKGMDREELKREFGDKVVFHGGMDNQQTLPFGSEEDVRREVRENICILGKGGGYILAPCHNIQPITPIRNILAMYDEGYKFGRYT